Proteins from one Gilliamella sp. ESL0443 genomic window:
- a CDS encoding LysR substrate-binding domain-containing protein, translated as MNIQQLRIIHEAARCNYNLTEVANSLYTSQSGVSRHIKELEEELNIDLFIRQGKRLINMTEPGLELVVIAERILNEINNIKRLSTIFSNTDEGSLVIATTHSQARYILPNIIKSFRMLFPKVHIIINQGSSSEIISQLLSGEADIGIDNERVDNNSLAIYPFYRWHYSIVTPKDHPLTKVDKVTLDMLQTLPIITYRQGIFPRKSIDKAFSAIGLTPNISLNVQEPDVIKTYVELGLGIGILGNKMYNPDHDINLVELDAKHLFESHVTWLGLKRHKLQRNYIWRFIQLCNQELSLEDIKSHALIEQTHSKILDYQI; from the coding sequence ATGAATATACAACAATTAAGGATTATTCACGAAGCTGCGCGTTGTAATTATAATTTAACCGAAGTCGCAAATTCTTTATACACATCTCAGTCTGGTGTAAGCCGACATATCAAAGAGCTAGAAGAAGAGCTGAATATTGATCTTTTTATTCGTCAAGGTAAACGGCTGATTAATATGACTGAACCCGGTTTAGAATTGGTGGTTATTGCCGAGCGAATTTTAAATGAAATTAATAATATTAAGCGGTTATCAACCATTTTTTCTAATACTGATGAAGGTTCATTAGTGATAGCGACCACCCACTCTCAGGCCCGTTATATTCTCCCAAATATTATAAAATCTTTTAGAATGCTTTTTCCTAAAGTTCATATCATTATCAATCAGGGATCATCTAGTGAAATTATCTCTCAGCTTCTTTCTGGCGAAGCGGATATTGGTATTGATAATGAAAGAGTAGATAACAATTCACTTGCTATTTACCCTTTTTATCGTTGGCATTACTCTATAGTTACTCCTAAAGATCATCCTTTGACTAAAGTCGATAAAGTGACGTTAGATATGTTACAAACATTACCTATCATCACTTATCGTCAAGGAATATTTCCTCGTAAAAGTATTGATAAAGCCTTTTCGGCTATTGGATTGACACCCAATATCTCGCTCAATGTTCAGGAGCCTGATGTTATTAAAACTTATGTTGAGTTAGGTTTAGGGATTGGTATTTTAGGTAATAAAATGTATAACCCTGATCATGATATCAATTTAGTTGAATTGGATGCGAAACATCTGTTTGAATCACATGTTACATGGCTAGGATTAAAACGACATAAATTACAACGTAATTATATTTGGCGCTTTATTCAATTATGCAATCAAGAGTTGTCACTGGAAGATATCAAAAGTCATGCATTAATTGAGCAAACTCATTCCAAAATACTTGATTATCAGATTTAA
- the sat gene encoding sulfate adenylyltransferase, which translates to MGLIAPHASDSLQPLQVNDDERLALQQYAKNLPAITLSSRETGDLVMLGIGGFTPLYGFMREEDWRSVCDNMHLANGVFWPIPITVSVTDAQAETLKLGDEIALKTSDGQIIGILNVDSIYRPDKQYEANQVFTTTDPSHPGVAMLMAQPPVNLGGKVRVLHDNGFKAQFGQYALTPQQTRERFNQLGWKKIAAFQTRNPMHRSHEYLVKTVLELFDGVLIHSLFGNLKPGDVPVNIRLKAINSLIHNYFVPDSVIHSGYPLDMRYAGPKEALLHALFRQNYGCSHLIVGRDHAGVRDFYSPFAAQEIFSHLQDNDLLIKPIKIDWTFYCHKCDGMASTKTCPHDSADRVLISGTEVRRRLQAKEPIPETFSRPEVVAELYQWVDK; encoded by the coding sequence ATGGGATTGATCGCGCCTCATGCTAGTGACAGTTTACAACCTTTACAGGTTAATGACGATGAACGGCTAGCCCTGCAACAATATGCAAAAAATTTACCAGCAATTACCTTATCCAGTCGTGAAACTGGAGATTTAGTCATGTTAGGCATCGGGGGTTTTACACCTCTGTATGGCTTTATGCGAGAAGAGGACTGGCGTAGCGTTTGCGATAATATGCATTTAGCGAACGGGGTTTTTTGGCCAATTCCCATAACTGTATCGGTGACCGATGCTCAAGCTGAAACCCTAAAATTAGGTGATGAAATCGCTTTAAAAACATCAGATGGGCAGATAATCGGTATTTTGAATGTGGATAGTATTTATCGCCCAGATAAACAATATGAAGCTAATCAGGTGTTTACAACGACAGATCCAAGTCATCCTGGTGTTGCAATGCTGATGGCTCAACCACCGGTTAATTTAGGTGGTAAAGTCCGAGTTTTGCACGATAATGGCTTTAAAGCACAGTTTGGTCAATATGCTTTAACGCCACAACAGACACGGGAACGCTTTAATCAATTAGGTTGGAAAAAAATAGCGGCCTTTCAAACTCGTAATCCAATGCATCGTTCACACGAATATTTAGTTAAAACCGTGTTAGAACTTTTTGATGGTGTGCTTATCCATTCATTATTTGGTAACTTAAAACCCGGCGATGTACCGGTCAACATTCGTCTTAAAGCAATTAATAGTTTAATTCATAATTACTTTGTGCCAGATTCCGTTATTCATTCCGGTTACCCTTTAGATATGCGCTATGCTGGGCCGAAAGAGGCGTTACTACATGCTCTTTTTAGACAAAATTATGGTTGTAGTCATCTTATCGTCGGCCGCGATCATGCTGGGGTTAGGGATTTTTACTCACCGTTTGCTGCGCAAGAGATCTTTAGCCATTTGCAAGACAACGATTTACTCATTAAGCCAATTAAGATTGACTGGACATTTTATTGCCACAAATGTGACGGTATGGCATCAACGAAAACCTGTCCACACGATAGTGCTGATCGCGTTCTTATTTCTGGCACGGAGGTCAGACGGCGTTTACAAGCCAAAGAACCAATACCAGAAACATTTAGTCGGCCAGAAGTCGTTGCTGAGTTATATCAATGGGTTGATAAGTAA
- the pdxY gene encoding pyridoxal kinase PdxY translates to MKTVLSIQSNVVYGYAGNKVATLAMQLQGVEVMPIHTVQLSSNTVYPHYDGIVLGAQQITRIVNSLEKIGVLSSIDAIISGYIGLAEQGEEILEAVKKIKFYNHNAIYVCDPVMGGDINKGSSLPQNIIDFFTKQAIKYADYITPNLLELQILSNLEIKTFNDVLNAIKTLQNKPIQAILVKNLLHAGKTTELFEMILATPSQSYHLARPLYDFPHRPLGVGDLICSLFTAHLVNGQSQLTAFELAANAANHVLDITKQQNARELAIIDAQQWIKQPYLQYRGTPLAL, encoded by the coding sequence ATGAAAACCGTTTTATCAATTCAGTCCAATGTTGTTTATGGTTATGCCGGTAATAAAGTGGCGACGCTAGCGATGCAATTACAAGGTGTCGAAGTGATGCCAATACACACCGTTCAGTTATCGAGTAATACGGTTTATCCACATTATGACGGCATTGTGCTGGGCGCTCAGCAAATCACTCGAATCGTCAATAGTTTAGAAAAAATTGGCGTATTGTCATCTATTGACGCCATTATTTCGGGCTATATTGGACTTGCCGAACAAGGTGAAGAGATCCTTGAGGCCGTAAAAAAGATAAAATTTTATAATCATAATGCGATTTATGTTTGCGATCCGGTTATGGGGGGCGACATCAATAAAGGCAGTTCCTTGCCACAAAATATTATTGATTTCTTCACTAAGCAAGCAATCAAATATGCTGACTATATCACGCCAAATTTATTGGAGTTACAGATATTATCGAATCTGGAAATCAAAACGTTTAACGATGTGCTTAACGCGATAAAAACACTGCAAAATAAGCCGATTCAAGCCATATTGGTTAAAAATCTGCTGCATGCCGGTAAAACGACTGAATTATTTGAAATGATTTTAGCCACACCATCACAAAGCTATCATCTGGCTCGACCATTATATGATTTTCCACACCGTCCATTAGGCGTGGGCGATTTAATTTGTAGTCTGTTTACTGCGCATTTAGTCAATGGACAATCCCAATTAACCGCCTTTGAACTGGCCGCCAATGCCGCCAATCACGTGCTCGATATCACCAAACAACAAAATGCTCGAGAGCTGGCGATTATTGATGCTCAACAATGGATTAAACAGCCGTATTTGCAGTATCGCGGAACACCGCTTGCATTATAA
- a CDS encoding assimilatory sulfite reductase (NADPH) flavoprotein subunit — protein MSTQQFPFNCDELKKIIENYNDKQLAWLSGYLWGRAEKSSVEQVLPSTTPPSNMTQAEQKVTIISASQTGNARRVANELSQDIERLGIAVTHLPAGEYKAKKLSQEEILILVTSTQGEGEPPEEALSLYKYLFAAKAPKLTHLQFAVFGLGDASYPKFCQAAKDFDQRFAELDAQRLLVRVDADTDFQTISTSWRQAVIDKLSQLQLSNTQSPTENSTSIAVNSSLYHRDNPFIAAVNVNQKITSRDSDRDIRHIELDLSDSDLHYQPGDAVGVWYQNSNELVEELLSITQLAGEMPVEHHGQQIALKTVLTEYVELTQNTPIIIEKYAQAVQHPELLTLIGDREALLEMSQTLPLVDMLNRYRGKIAAQVFVGLLRPLTPRFYSIASAQDEVGSEVHLTVNVVRYQVDDKIRMGGASGFLANQIADQDQVKIFIEHNDNFRLPDDTHAPIIMIAAGTGIAPFRAFLQQRASQGATGKNWLFFGNPHFISDFLYQVEWQSYVKEGLLTRIDLAWSRDQAEKIYVQDKLIAQASDIWQWLQEGAFIYVCGDAKRMAKAVDLALQQILMTQAQYRQEQAISYLDELRSQKRYQRDVY, from the coding sequence ATGAGTACACAACAATTTCCTTTTAATTGTGATGAATTAAAAAAAATTATTGAAAATTACAACGATAAGCAGCTAGCTTGGTTATCGGGTTATTTATGGGGACGGGCGGAAAAAAGTTCCGTCGAACAAGTTTTACCGAGTACCACTCCCCCCTCCAATATGACTCAAGCGGAGCAAAAAGTCACAATCATATCGGCATCACAAACCGGTAATGCCCGCCGAGTAGCTAACGAGTTAAGTCAGGATATTGAACGTTTGGGTATTGCGGTGACTCATCTGCCGGCAGGAGAATATAAAGCTAAAAAACTCAGTCAGGAAGAGATTTTAATATTGGTGACCTCAACCCAAGGTGAGGGCGAGCCACCGGAAGAGGCGTTGTCACTCTATAAATATCTGTTTGCCGCTAAAGCGCCTAAATTAACTCATTTACAGTTTGCGGTTTTTGGCTTAGGTGACGCTTCTTATCCAAAATTTTGTCAAGCCGCTAAAGACTTTGATCAACGATTCGCTGAATTAGATGCTCAGCGCCTGCTAGTACGTGTAGATGCTGATACAGATTTTCAAACCATAAGTACCTCTTGGCGACAGGCAGTGATTGATAAACTTAGTCAATTACAACTATCAAACACACAATCGCCAACAGAAAATTCAACCAGTATAGCCGTTAACAGTAGCCTTTATCACCGCGATAATCCATTTATTGCCGCAGTTAACGTTAATCAAAAAATCACCTCACGCGATTCAGATCGTGATATTCGTCATATTGAGCTTGACCTGTCCGATTCGGATCTTCATTATCAGCCTGGTGATGCGGTAGGTGTTTGGTATCAAAATAGTAATGAACTTGTGGAGGAGTTACTAAGTATCACCCAGCTTGCAGGTGAAATGCCAGTTGAACATCATGGACAACAGATCGCTTTAAAAACGGTTCTGACTGAATATGTTGAATTGACTCAAAATACGCCGATCATTATTGAAAAATACGCTCAAGCCGTTCAACATCCCGAACTTCTTACCTTAATTGGCGATCGAGAAGCCTTATTGGAAATGAGTCAAACATTACCACTGGTTGATATGCTTAACCGCTATCGCGGCAAGATAGCGGCACAGGTCTTCGTTGGATTGCTTCGGCCTCTTACTCCGCGTTTCTATTCCATTGCTTCTGCGCAAGATGAAGTTGGCTCAGAAGTTCATCTTACCGTAAATGTAGTACGTTATCAGGTCGACGATAAGATCCGTATGGGCGGCGCATCTGGATTCTTAGCAAATCAAATTGCTGATCAAGATCAAGTCAAAATTTTTATTGAGCATAATGATAATTTTCGATTACCTGATGATACTCATGCACCAATCATTATGATTGCTGCCGGTACGGGCATTGCCCCCTTTCGGGCGTTCTTACAACAGCGTGCGAGTCAAGGTGCTACCGGTAAGAATTGGTTATTCTTTGGCAATCCACATTTTATATCCGATTTTCTCTATCAAGTGGAATGGCAGAGCTATGTTAAAGAAGGTCTGTTAACTCGCATCGATCTTGCTTGGTCACGAGATCAAGCTGAGAAAATCTATGTACAAGATAAATTAATTGCTCAAGCCAGTGATATTTGGCAATGGCTACAAGAAGGTGCCTTTATCTATGTTTGTGGGGATGCTAAACGTATGGCAAAAGCGGTTGATTTAGCGCTTCAACAAATTTTGATGACTCAAGCACAATATCGTCAAGAACAAGCTATCAGTTATTTGGATGAATTAAGAAGTCAAAAGCGCTATCAACGAGATGTTTACTAA
- a CDS encoding MFS transporter, whose product MSNSSAKKVAFAAFIGTTIEWYDFYIYALASVLIFGQLFFPSDNEFVQILGAFATFAVGFLSRPLGAMLFGHIGDRLGRKKSLIITLLLMGTATTFVGLLPSYQQAGILAPTLLVALRILQGVAVGGEWGGAVLMTNEHAPKGLKNFFSSFAQWGSPAGNILALLVFSYIIRLPVNELIDSGYWRIPFLASAILLIIGIIARVTLTESPVFVEASKKQADLKQESAPIIEVFKKALPLLILAIGANVLSFSGIFSNTLMIGYTTLVLGVEKSVIVDALFWIAIVHFVAQPFISYWSEKFSATRFLICTSMLAMASVFLLFPIINSGTKTSFIIGISLNVICYSGFYGVIAGYLSRIFPARMRYTGLSMSYQGCAAIFGSLIPMIGGYVIYTFKSFWLPLALFYCGLALISIICIYLLSKYRYYDE is encoded by the coding sequence ATGTCAAATTCATCTGCAAAAAAAGTGGCTTTTGCTGCTTTTATTGGTACTACTATTGAATGGTATGATTTTTATATCTATGCGTTAGCATCGGTATTGATTTTTGGTCAGCTATTTTTTCCGTCTGATAACGAGTTTGTACAAATTTTAGGGGCATTTGCTACCTTTGCAGTAGGTTTTTTATCCCGTCCTTTAGGTGCTATGTTATTTGGGCATATTGGTGACCGTTTAGGGCGTAAAAAATCACTTATTATCACTTTGCTTTTAATGGGGACGGCGACCACTTTTGTTGGGTTATTACCGTCTTATCAACAAGCAGGTATTTTGGCACCAACGTTATTGGTTGCGTTGCGAATATTACAAGGTGTCGCTGTTGGTGGTGAGTGGGGTGGTGCCGTGTTGATGACAAATGAACATGCGCCGAAAGGATTGAAAAATTTCTTTTCATCCTTTGCTCAGTGGGGAAGCCCTGCCGGCAATATTTTAGCATTACTGGTTTTTTCTTATATTATTCGTTTACCTGTTAATGAACTGATTGATAGTGGTTATTGGCGTATTCCTTTTTTAGCCAGTGCTATTTTGTTAATTATTGGCATTATTGCTAGAGTGACGTTAACCGAATCGCCGGTTTTTGTTGAAGCATCTAAAAAACAAGCAGACTTAAAGCAAGAGTCAGCACCGATTATTGAAGTATTTAAAAAAGCATTGCCATTATTAATATTAGCGATTGGTGCTAATGTGCTGTCATTTAGCGGTATCTTTTCCAATACCTTAATGATTGGTTATACTACTTTGGTACTTGGTGTCGAAAAATCAGTGATAGTTGATGCACTGTTTTGGATCGCTATTGTCCATTTTGTTGCTCAACCGTTTATCTCTTATTGGTCAGAAAAATTCTCGGCAACACGCTTTTTGATTTGTACATCAATGTTGGCAATGGCATCGGTATTCTTGTTATTCCCGATTATAAATTCAGGCACAAAAACCAGTTTTATTATTGGGATTTCGCTAAATGTGATTTGTTACAGCGGCTTTTATGGTGTGATAGCTGGGTATTTGAGCCGTATTTTCCCTGCCAGAATGCGCTATACTGGGTTATCAATGAGTTATCAAGGATGTGCGGCTATTTTTGGTAGCTTAATTCCAATGATAGGTGGTTATGTTATTTATACCTTCAAAAGTTTTTGGTTACCCTTAGCCTTGTTTTATTGCGGTTTAGCACTGATATCCATTATCTGCATCTACTTGTTAAGCAAATATCGTTATTATGATGAATAA
- a CDS encoding phosphoadenosine phosphosulfate reductase family protein: MLDLTKVNQKLQNQSPLTIIEWALKKQQDIPVKSIISTHFGPYEAVLLHLVTQIDPNIKVVWVDNGYATNATYRVANEITKQLNLNLHIFVPQRTTAYLNVRYGGLPELDTPEHTEFTQIVKIEPFNRALSTLKPTLWFTALRREQSALRQELNIVTKAGDNLFKIAPILDWTSQDMQNYIEKHNLPNEMDYVDPTKGPQGRECGLHKITF, translated from the coding sequence ATGCTAGATTTAACTAAAGTTAACCAAAAATTGCAAAATCAGTCACCGTTAACCATTATTGAATGGGCACTGAAAAAACAACAAGATATTCCCGTTAAAAGTATTATCAGTACCCATTTTGGCCCTTATGAGGCAGTACTTTTGCACCTTGTTACCCAAATCGATCCGAATATTAAGGTTGTTTGGGTTGATAACGGCTATGCCACCAATGCAACTTATCGCGTAGCCAATGAAATTACTAAGCAACTTAATCTTAATCTGCATATTTTTGTCCCACAAAGGACGACTGCTTATTTAAATGTGCGATATGGCGGGCTACCTGAACTTGATACGCCGGAACATACCGAGTTTACACAAATTGTTAAAATTGAACCGTTTAACCGTGCTTTGTCTACGCTTAAACCCACATTGTGGTTTACTGCACTACGCCGTGAACAATCTGCGCTAAGGCAAGAACTCAATATTGTAACAAAAGCAGGGGACAATTTATTTAAGATCGCCCCAATACTCGATTGGACGAGTCAAGATATGCAGAATTATATCGAAAAACATAATTTACCTAACGAAATGGACTACGTCGATCCAACTAAAGGACCACAAGGTAGAGAGTGCGGTTTACATAAAATAACTTTTTGA
- the ggt gene encoding gamma-glutamyltransferase yields the protein MRKRYPILISLLLISHLSGAADIPLSNTGKYCDTPSRCLNPITTNVMVTSPNYLATQAGIDILRKGGNAVDAAIAVASTLAVVYPQMNTIGGDNFWLIYNAKTKELKGLNASGRSGSLATIDYYKNQGFHKIPSRGYLAANTVPGVVSGWDEAYQYASKNMNNALPWHTLFASAIDYAENGFSVSPSLNYWSTVNIDPKDKEFRELQRFSEFKKVFLKNNGQAYQIGEILKQPDLANTLKIIANKGAKEFYQGDIAKNIVNDLQSHGGVLTLDDFAKHRATWVAPIHVNYRQYTAYNLPPNTQGMASLEILNILNNFDIKSLGEGSADYYHLIIEATKQAFADRDKYLTDPDFNQIPLDLLLSTQHGQQQAKQIDMQKARVEIKPLDPKGDTVWFGVVDAEGNAVSIIQSIYHDFGSGIVAKDTGILLQNRGSFFSLDPNHINRLEPNKRTFHTLNPAMLLKDNKPYLVYGTMGGEGQPQTQAAIVTRIVDFGMTPQDAINAPRWLHGRTWGASSNNLKVEGRIPNDVIHSLKLRGHDVQIVDDYTDTMGHAGAILIDANHHLLMGATDPRGDGLVAGY from the coding sequence ATGAGGAAAAGATACCCAATATTAATAAGTTTATTGCTTATTAGTCATTTATCTGGCGCTGCTGATATACCGCTATCCAATACAGGGAAGTACTGTGATACCCCTTCGCGTTGTCTTAACCCGATAACGACCAATGTCATGGTGACGTCCCCCAATTATTTAGCGACTCAAGCTGGAATTGATATATTACGTAAAGGAGGCAATGCGGTTGATGCAGCGATTGCCGTAGCCTCAACGCTTGCTGTAGTTTATCCTCAAATGAATACCATAGGTGGCGATAACTTTTGGTTAATCTACAACGCTAAAACCAAAGAACTAAAAGGGCTAAATGCCAGCGGTCGTTCTGGTAGTTTGGCCACGATAGACTATTATAAAAATCAAGGTTTCCATAAAATTCCGTCGCGAGGTTATCTGGCAGCCAATACCGTTCCAGGGGTGGTTTCCGGTTGGGATGAAGCGTACCAATATGCCTCTAAAAATATGAATAATGCACTACCATGGCACACGCTATTTGCATCAGCAATTGATTATGCCGAAAATGGATTTTCGGTTTCACCTAGCCTAAATTATTGGTCTACGGTTAATATTGATCCAAAAGACAAAGAGTTTCGGGAGTTACAGCGTTTTTCGGAGTTTAAAAAAGTATTCTTAAAAAACAATGGACAAGCTTACCAAATTGGCGAAATTCTTAAACAACCCGATTTAGCTAACACATTAAAAATTATTGCAAATAAAGGCGCTAAGGAATTTTATCAGGGTGATATTGCTAAAAATATTGTCAACGATCTGCAAAGCCATGGTGGTGTATTGACTTTAGATGATTTTGCTAAGCATCGTGCTACATGGGTAGCCCCGATCCATGTTAATTATCGACAATATACTGCCTATAATCTACCACCCAATACACAAGGTATGGCATCGTTAGAGATTCTAAATATACTCAATAATTTTGATATAAAATCTTTGGGGGAAGGCAGTGCGGATTATTACCATTTAATAATTGAAGCAACAAAACAAGCATTTGCTGATCGAGATAAATACCTTACTGATCCCGATTTTAATCAGATTCCGCTTGATCTCTTATTATCTACCCAACATGGTCAGCAACAAGCAAAACAGATTGATATGCAAAAGGCTCGTGTAGAAATAAAGCCATTAGATCCTAAAGGTGATACCGTTTGGTTTGGTGTTGTTGATGCAGAAGGAAATGCGGTATCTATTATTCAAAGTATTTATCATGATTTTGGTTCTGGCATTGTTGCTAAAGATACAGGAATTTTATTGCAAAATCGTGGTAGTTTTTTCTCGTTAGATCCTAACCATATTAATCGTTTAGAGCCAAATAAACGCACCTTTCATACGTTAAATCCAGCCATGCTTTTAAAAGATAATAAACCTTATCTGGTTTATGGCACCATGGGCGGAGAAGGACAACCACAAACGCAAGCGGCAATTGTGACACGAATTGTTGATTTTGGCATGACACCTCAAGATGCCATTAATGCACCAAGATGGTTACATGGCCGCACATGGGGTGCATCATCCAATAATCTTAAAGTGGAGGGACGCATACCTAACGATGTGATTCATTCCCTCAAATTACGTGGACATGATGTGCAAATTGTTGATGATTACACCGATACCATGGGGCATGCCGGTGCCATTCTTATCGATGCAAATCATCATCTACTAATGGGCGCAACCGACCCGAGAGGGGATGGTTTAGTGGCTGGGTATTGA
- the cysI gene encoding assimilatory sulfite reductase (NADPH) hemoprotein subunit translates to MSKSKTVTLTQTVNLTPPQNDVSDLPLSDSERFKRESNYLRGTIVDDLNNGLTGGFNSDNSQLIRLHGMYQQDDRDIRKERTEQKLEPLISMMLRCRLPGGIITPKQWLTIDKFATEATKYGSIRLTTRQTFQFHGLFKRSLKSAHQLLHKIGLDSIATAGDVNRNVLCTSNPVESKVHQQAYHWASKISEHLLPKTRAYVEIWLDGEKLSTPDSEPILSSTYLPRKFKTAVVIPPINDVDVHANDLSFVAIAEKGELIGFNVLVGGGLAMTHGDKTTYPRKADDFGFIPVEKVLTFAEAVVTTQRDWGNRNNRKNAKTKYTLERVGVENFKKEVELRAGSKFLSSKPYNFSRRGDQFGWYKGIDDNWHLTLFIENGRLLDYPNKPLKTGVAEIAKIHQGDLRITANQNLIIANVPEEQKAAIEQIARQYGLLDDTVTLQRKYSMACVSFPTCPLAMAEAERFLPTFVTKIEQMLTQHHLSDDYIILRVTGCPNGCARAMLAEVGMVGKAPGRYNLYLGGNREGTRIPRLYKENVNVEEILLALEPLIAAWSIHRNKEEGFGDFVIRHEIVKPVLNSAIDFYQEAN, encoded by the coding sequence ATGAGCAAATCTAAAACAGTTACCCTGACTCAAACAGTCAATTTAACACCGCCACAAAATGATGTCTCTGATCTGCCTTTATCGGATTCTGAACGATTTAAGCGAGAAAGTAATTATTTACGAGGCACTATCGTTGATGATCTTAATAACGGTTTAACGGGTGGCTTTAACAGCGATAATTCTCAGCTAATTCGCTTACATGGCATGTATCAGCAAGATGATCGCGATATTCGTAAAGAACGCACAGAACAAAAACTCGAGCCACTGATCTCCATGATGTTACGTTGCCGCCTGCCTGGTGGTATCATCACCCCGAAACAGTGGCTGACTATCGATAAATTTGCTACTGAAGCAACAAAATATGGCAGTATTCGACTCACGACTCGACAAACTTTCCAATTTCACGGACTGTTTAAACGCAGCCTTAAGTCTGCTCATCAGCTGTTGCATAAGATAGGGCTAGATTCGATCGCCACTGCCGGTGATGTGAATCGTAACGTTTTATGTACTTCAAATCCTGTGGAATCAAAAGTTCATCAACAAGCTTATCATTGGGCAAGCAAAATCTCAGAACATCTTTTACCGAAAACCCGTGCTTACGTTGAAATATGGCTGGATGGTGAAAAGCTTTCTACACCCGATAGTGAGCCAATTTTAAGTTCGACTTATTTACCGCGTAAATTTAAAACTGCCGTTGTCATCCCCCCGATTAATGATGTGGATGTTCATGCTAATGATCTTAGCTTTGTGGCAATAGCAGAAAAAGGCGAACTAATTGGTTTTAATGTATTAGTTGGTGGTGGTTTGGCAATGACGCATGGTGATAAAACAACTTACCCACGCAAAGCCGATGATTTTGGTTTTATTCCTGTCGAAAAAGTACTGACTTTTGCTGAGGCCGTTGTGACCACTCAACGTGATTGGGGTAACCGCAATAATCGAAAAAATGCCAAAACTAAATATACGCTTGAACGTGTTGGCGTGGAAAACTTCAAAAAAGAGGTTGAACTACGTGCCGGAAGTAAATTTCTAAGTAGTAAACCTTATAACTTTAGTCGACGAGGTGATCAATTTGGTTGGTATAAAGGTATTGATGATAACTGGCATTTAACGCTATTTATTGAAAATGGTCGGTTACTTGATTATCCCAATAAACCATTAAAAACCGGCGTTGCAGAAATTGCCAAAATTCATCAAGGTGATCTGCGTATAACCGCCAATCAAAACTTAATTATAGCTAACGTGCCAGAGGAACAAAAAGCAGCCATTGAACAAATTGCACGTCAATATGGTTTGCTTGACGATACTGTCACATTACAACGTAAATATTCCATGGCCTGTGTGTCTTTCCCAACTTGCCCACTAGCTATGGCTGAAGCAGAACGGTTTTTACCGACGTTTGTAACTAAAATAGAACAGATGTTAACTCAGCATCACTTATCCGATGATTATATTATTTTGCGTGTAACCGGTTGTCCTAACGGTTGCGCCAGAGCCATGTTGGCGGAAGTGGGCATGGTGGGTAAAGCACCTGGTCGCTACAATTTATATCTTGGCGGTAATCGAGAAGGCACGCGAATTCCTCGCTTATATAAAGAAAACGTGAATGTAGAGGAGATTTTATTAGCACTCGAACCACTTATTGCCGCATGGTCCATTCATCGCAATAAAGAAGAAGGATTTGGTGATTTTGTTATTCGTCATGAGATTGTGAAACCGGTACTCAATTCAGCGATCGATTTTTATCAAGAGGCGAATTGA